The following proteins come from a genomic window of Takifugu rubripes chromosome 11, fTakRub1.2, whole genome shotgun sequence:
- the LOC101062944 gene encoding homeobox protein goosecoid-2-like isoform X1, producing the protein MDGSGPSDFSIERILSPQLGLGRTEPQQHRSLAADPGAFRGPPPLLLQFGLSFTEPGFQYFRRPDFSCACSASGVHLHLREAPEVPLADHHGYCPAGVPAQAQLRQRARVRTVFTDAQLRQLEALFDLTDYPPAEARAQVAKRSGLSEETVRVGRAYVTGLVQEPQSSAEAAAQRQGQVFVLSVSKVSGHQGRGVRPLSSAAHPMTSAHLDRCSGSGGAPKLGSVGLIQH; encoded by the exons ATGGACGGAAGCGGACCGTCGGACTTCAGCATTGAGCGCATCCTGTCCCCGCAGCTCGGGCTGGGCCGGACCGAACCGCAGCAGCACCGCAGCCTCGCCGCGGACCCCGGGGCCTTCCGCGGGCCCCCGCCGCTCCTGCTCCAGTTCGGGCTCAGCTTCACAGAACCGGGTTTCCAGTACTTCCGTCGTCCGGACTTCAGCTGCGCGTGTTCCGCCTCCGGAGTTCATCTGCACCTGCGCGAGGCTCCAG AAGTTCCGCTGGCAGATCACCATGGTTACTGTCCGGCCGGCGTGCCCGCGCAGGCGCAGCTGCGCCAGAGGGCGCGCGTGAGGACGGTGTTCACGGACGCGCAGCTGCGGCAGCTCGAGGCGCTCTTTGATCTCACCGACTACCCGCCGGCGGAGGCGCGCGCGCAGGTGGCGAAGCGCAGCGGGCTGAGCGAGGAGACCGTGAGGGTGGGGCGAGCTTACGTCACTG gtCTGGTTCAAGAACCGCAGAGCTCGGCGGAAGCAGCAGCGCAGCGCCAAGGTCAAGTCTTCGTCCTCTCcgtgtcaaaggtcagcggaCACCAAGGCCGCGGCGTCCGTCCTCTGAGCAGCGCCGCCCACCCGATGACCTCGGCTCACCTGGACAGGTGCTCAGGTTCAGGAGGAGCCCCCAAGCTCGGCTCGGTCGGACTCATCCAGCATTGA
- the LOC115251571 gene encoding LOW QUALITY PROTEIN: ABC transporter F family member 4 (The sequence of the model RefSeq protein was modified relative to this genomic sequence to represent the inferred CDS: inserted 2 bases in 1 codon), translating to MAAAETDAAPVVQEDGKTTEIKAAEAEQSANATNSETVETVANDGVDGDAADNKETVNNDGAAAGPEEGEGPMASGDAAAPQENTAEPKTSLLDSFLNKSGLGKVMAGRKKKEQSGGGAGGXGGDETAPEGGEKEGEKGAEEGEEAEGKTAPQNGEEEENKAEKAKGAEPKSTVRDRIRKPVAKIFSHRSNEKKDGALAESQKPVKVRSKSLDRLEDPEALNAMVEAAGEEGGASAEAEGDQKASASTKHMKRWHSFKKMMAQKTHKKSGAGGGGGGGEEREEGAEGESGGRDSSTLDSKDSGQQKRWKLKRSWTFQGLKRDSSITGISGKAKDPGDNAKTEEPAEGGEEAKDEGGAKEAEGEDEKEKDEGGEEEKGAGGGTVTQHANEIWTSFKKRVIPKSKRANTECAPSGEEDATAAAASGEEPAEDGKDGKSAKAKRSHFGRAVSLKNFIMRKGKSTSVDLGEGAKEEHEGAKEEHEGAKEEDEGAKEEHEGAKEEHEGAKEEHEGAKEEHEGAKEGGAGAEAGGAEGQAEATPPEETNASHGVEEEEKTAEAETPSKAAVTNGENSCSNGTAEVEHATNNHQEEEKSAGSPVKKVKEAGAKDDANATIINATAAVNSD from the exons ATGGCGGCAGCTGAGACTGATGCGGCGCCGGTGGTCCAGGAGGACGGGAAGACCACAGAGATCAAAGCGGCGGAAGCCGAGCAGTCGGCGAACGCCACCAACTCAGAGACTGTGGAGACGGTTGCTAACGACGGCGTCGACGGCGACGCTGCCGACAACAAAGAGACTGTTAATAACGACGGCGCGGCGGCGGGgccggaggagggggaggggccaatGGCGAGCGGGGACGCAGCAGCCCCACAGGAAAACACTGCCGAACCCAAAACCTCCCTCCTGGACTCCTTCCTCAACAAGAGTGGTCTTGGGAAGGTGATGGCGggaaggaagaagaaggagcagagcggcggcggcgccggggg gggcggagacGAGACGGCTCCCgagggaggggagaaagagggCGAGAAAGGAGccgaggaaggagaggaagcggagggaaAAACAGCGCCGCAaaatggagaggaggaggagaacaaggcGGAGAAGGCCAAAGGGGCGGAGCCAAAATCCACAGTCCGGGATCGGATCAGGAAGCCGGTGGCCAAGATTTTCTCCCATCGTAGCAACGAGAAAAAAGATGGCGCCCTGGCAGAGAGCCAGAAGCCGGTCAAGGTCCGGTCGAAGTCCCTGGACCGGCTGGAAGATCCGGAAGCACTTAACGCCATGGTGGAGGCGGCCGGCGAGGAGGGCGGAGCTTCGGCGGAGGCGGAAGGGGACCAGAAGGCCTCAGCAAGCACCAAGCACATGAAGCGCTGGCACTCCTTCAAGAAGATGATGGCTCAGAAGACGCACAAAAAGAGCGGCgccggcggcggtggcggcggcggcgaggagcgggaggagggggcggagggaGAAAGTGGCGGCAGAGACTCGTCCACGCTGGACTCCAAAGACTCCGGCCAGCAGAAGAGGTGGAAGCTGAAGCGCTCCTGGACCTTCCAGGGCCTGAAACGGGACTCCTCCATCACGGGCATCAGCGGCAAGGCCAAGGACCCCGGCGACAACGCCAAAACGGAGGAGCCGGCGGAGGGTGGCGAGGAGGCGAAGGATGAGGGCGGGGCCAAGGAGGCCGAGGGAGAGGACGAGAAGGAGAAGGACGAGGGGGGCGAAGAGGAGAAGGGGGCGGGAGGAGGCACAGTGACGCAGCACGCCAACGAGATCTGGACGTCCTTCAAGAAACGCGTCATTCCCAAGTCCAAACGCGCCAACACGGAGTGCGCCCCCAGTGGCGAGGAGGACGCCACTGCGGCCGCCGCCTCAG GGGAGGAGCCAGCCGAGGACGGAAAAGACGGAAAGTCGGCCAAGGCCAAGCGCTCCCACTTCGGCCGCGCCGTCTCCCTGAAGAACTTCATCATGCGGAAGGGTAAGTCCACCAGCGTCGACCTGGGAGAGGGGGCCAAGGAGGAGCACGAGGGGGCCAAGGAGGAGCACGAGGGGGccaaggaggaggacgagggggcCAAGGAGGAGCACGAGGGGGCCAAGGAGGAGCACGAGGGGGCCAAGGAGGAGCACGAGGGGGCCAAGGAGGAGCACGAGGGGGCCAAGGAGGGAGGCGCAGGGGCAGAAGCAGGCGGCGCCGAAGGCCAGGccgaggccacgccccccgaGGAGACCAACGCCAGCCatggcgtggaggaggaggagaaaacggCGGAGGCGGAGACGCCGAGCAAGGCCGCCGTGACCAACGGGGAGAACAGCTGCTCCAACGGCACGGCCGAGGTGGAGCACGCCACAAACAatcaccaggaggaggagaaaagtgcGGGCAGCCCTGTGAAGAAGGTCAAGGAGGCGGGAGCCAAGGACGACGCCAACGCCACCATCATCAACGCCACGGCGGCGGTGAACAGCG ACTAA
- the LOC101062944 gene encoding homeobox protein goosecoid-2-like isoform X2: MDGSGPSDFSIERILSPQLGLGRTEPQQHRSLAADPGAFRGPPPLLLQFGLSFTEPGFQYFRRPDFSCACSASGVHLHLREAPEVPLADHHGYCPAGVPAQAQLRQRARVRTVFTDAQLRQLEALFDLTDYPPAEARAQVAKRSGLSEETVRVWFKNRRARRKQQRSAKVKSSSSPCQRSADTKAAASVL, encoded by the exons ATGGACGGAAGCGGACCGTCGGACTTCAGCATTGAGCGCATCCTGTCCCCGCAGCTCGGGCTGGGCCGGACCGAACCGCAGCAGCACCGCAGCCTCGCCGCGGACCCCGGGGCCTTCCGCGGGCCCCCGCCGCTCCTGCTCCAGTTCGGGCTCAGCTTCACAGAACCGGGTTTCCAGTACTTCCGTCGTCCGGACTTCAGCTGCGCGTGTTCCGCCTCCGGAGTTCATCTGCACCTGCGCGAGGCTCCAG AAGTTCCGCTGGCAGATCACCATGGTTACTGTCCGGCCGGCGTGCCCGCGCAGGCGCAGCTGCGCCAGAGGGCGCGCGTGAGGACGGTGTTCACGGACGCGCAGCTGCGGCAGCTCGAGGCGCTCTTTGATCTCACCGACTACCCGCCGGCGGAGGCGCGCGCGCAGGTGGCGAAGCGCAGCGGGCTGAGCGAGGAGACCGTGAGG gtCTGGTTCAAGAACCGCAGAGCTCGGCGGAAGCAGCAGCGCAGCGCCAAGGTCAAGTCTTCGTCCTCTCcgtgtcaaaggtcagcggaCACCAAGGCCGCGGCGTCCGTCCTCTGA